The DNA window CGGAGAGCCCGTGGTCGACGACGTACCAGTGCGTCAGGTAGGCCGCGGCCCCACCGGCCAGCACGGTCGCCGGCATCCACACCGTGCGCCAGCGGCGCGACCGCCAGCCGATTGCCGACGTCAGCACGACCGCGGCGAGCACCTGGATCGTCGTAGGCACCCAGCCATGCATCAACGAGGTGTGGCTACTTGCCAGGAACTGCGCGGGAGCGCTGTCCGTCGGGTCTGTCACTGACTCATTGTGATCTATTGGTAACCGGCCTGGAACGTATTCACCGAATGTTCGCCCTGGGCTCGCTGGACGTTCCGGACCTCCGCTAATGCGGCTTGGCCAGCGGAAATGGCAGTGTCTCGCGGATGCTGCGACCCGTTATGAGCATGACGAGCCGATCGATGCCCATGCCCAGCCCGCCGGTCGGCGGCATCGCGTACTCCATCGCCTGCAGGAAATCCTCGTCGAGCTCCATCGCCTCGGGATCCCCGCCGGCAGCTAACAGCGACTGCTCCTGCAGGCGCCGACGCTGCTCGACCGGGTCGGTGAGCTCGCTGTAGGCGGTGGCCAGCTCCACACCCCAGGCCACCAGGTCCCACCGCTCGGCGACGCCGGGTTCGCTGCGGTGCGGCCGGGTCAGCGGCGACACGGATGTCGGAAAGTCGATGTAGAACGTCGGCTCCTCGGTCCGGTCCTCGACCAGGTGCTCGTACAGTTCCAGCACCACCGCGCCGACATCCCAGTGCGCCCGATAGGGAACGTGTGCGGCGTCGGACAGCTTGCGCAGGACCGACAGCGGCGTCGCGGGGTCGATGCGCTCGCCGAGCGCTTCGGACACGGCGTCATGCACGGTCTTGACCGCCCAGACCCCGGAGATGTCGACCGGCTCCAGCCGGCCGTCGGGGCCGCCCGCGCCGTGCCGCATCACGATCTGCTCGCCGTGCGCGGCCTGGGCGGCGTTCTGGATGAGCTCGCGGCAGCCGTCGATCCACACCTTGTAGTCGGCGTGGGCCTGGTAGGCCTCCAGCAGGGTGAATTCCGGGTTGTGGCTGAAGTCGACGCCCTCGTTTCGGAAGGCCCGGCCCAGTTCGAAGACCCGCTCCACGCCGCCGACACACAGCCGCTTCAGGTAGAGCTCCGGCGCGATGCGCAGGAACAGGTCCAGGTCGTAGGTGTTGATGTGCGTGACGAAGGGCCGGGCGGTGGCCCCGCCGTGGATCTGCTGCAGGATCGGGGTCTCGACTTCGATGAAATCCTTGGCGAACAGCGTCTGCCGCACCGAACGCAACACCTCACTGCGCGCCTTGATCAACTCGCGCGACTCGGGATTGACGGCCAGGTCGACGTAGCGGGTCCGCACCCGCGCCTCGGGATCGGTCAGCCCCTTCCACTTGTTCGGCAACGGCCGCAAGCACTTACCAATCATTCGCCAGTCGGCCACGATCAGCGAGCGGCTTCCCTTCTTGGAAAAGCCCATGTGCCCGGTCACCTCGACCAGGTCCCCCAGGTCGATGGCCGCGGTGAAGTCGGCGGTTCGTCGACGCTGCAGCTGCGAATTGTCCAGCAGCACTTGCATTTCGCCCGACCAGTCGCGCAGGTGGGCGAACAGCACCCCGCCGTAGTCGCGGATCCGCAATATCCGTCCCGAGACGGTGATGGTGTCCCGGTCGTCCGCGTCTTGCGCCGTCGCGACGCTGTGGCTGGGCGGAGACCCCACCGGATACGCGTCGACACCGTCGCGCTGCAAGGTCTTCAGCTTGGCCAGGCGCACCCGAACCTGTTCGGGCAGGCGCGATCTGGACTCTTCCTCGTCGGCGGACTCCCGGCGCTCCCGCAACCCGCTGACGTCCGGGGTGCTGCCGTCGTGATGCAGGAGTCCGGATTCCGCCAGTCGCGCCGGGACGGCGGGGTAGTGGCCGGTGTGCGTTTTGCGGCGGCCGAAGGGCAACACCAGGAACCCCTCGGCAAGCGCCGAGGCGACGCCGACCCGCGGAATGAGCCGGGCGTCCTCGTAGCAGGCGTAGCGCGGCACCCACTCGGGCTGATACTTCATGTTGGAGCGGTACAGGGTCTCCAGCTGCCACCACCGCGAGAAGAACAGCAGCAGCCCCCGCCACAGCCGGGCGACGGGACCGGCGCCCAGCTGGGCGCCCTGTTCGAACGCCGAGCGAAACATCGCAAAGTTCAGCGAAATACGGGTGATGCCAAGGGTTTCGGCGTTGAGCGCCAGGTCGCTGACCATCAGCTCGATGGTGCCGTTGGGGGACTGCGGTGAACGGCGCATCAGGTCCAGGGAAACTCCGGTGGTGCCCCACGGAACCAGCGACAGCATGGCCACGACGCTGCCGTCGCGGTCCAGCGCCTCGACCAGCAGGCAATCCCCGTCGGCGGGGTCGCCGAGCCGGCCCAGCGCCATGGAAAAACCGCGCTCGGTCTGGGTGTCGCGCCAGGCGTCGGCGCGGGCGATGGTGTCGGCCATCTCATCGGCGGTGATGTCGCGGTGGCGCCGGATCCGCACAGTCAGTCCCGCCCGGCGCGCCCGGGTCACGGCCTGGCGGACCCCGCGCATATCGGGGCCGGACAGCTTGAAATCGGAGGTGCGCAGGATGGCCTCGTCGCCGAGCTCGAGCGCGTTCAGACCGCCTTCGCGGTACGCCCGCGCACCCTGGGTGCTGGCGCCCATCACGCCGGGTGCCCAGCCGTAGGCCTGGCACAGGCCCAGCCAGGCGTCGACGGCCTGCGGCCAGGCCCGGGGATCACCGATCGGGTCGCCGCTGGCCAGGCAGACGCCGATCTCGACCCGGTAGGTGATGGCCGCGCGCCCGCTCTGGGCGAAGACCACCGACTTGTCCCGGCGGGTGGCGAAGTAGCCCAGGGAATCGTTTCTGCCGTAGAGCTCGAGCAGCCCGCGGATGGCCGATTCGTCCTCGCCGGTCAGCGCGTTCTCCGCGCGCTGGGATTGGAAGAGCACGATCGTCGCCAAGATCAGCGCCAGCGCGCCGAACAACCCGAAGATCGCGTTGAGGAACACGTGCGGCCGGCCGGTGAACAGATCCGGATCCGCCAGCGCGAAGCCGACCACCCGGTTGGCCACATACGGCAGGCGGTCCTGGCGGGTGAGGGTTCCCGGGAACAACTCGACCAGGCCCCAGGACACCAGGATCCCCACCACGTCGCCGGCGACCAGCACCGCGGCCGCCTTGACCAGTGCGCCCTTGCGGACCTTGGCCCAGAACTCCCGATAGGCCAGCAGCAGCAGGACGATCGCCACGATGTGCACGGCGAAGCCGAGGTTCTCGCCGAAGATCTCGGCGGGGGTGTTGTCGCCCGCGGCGATGTCGGCGGCGTTCAGCGCCGCGGCCAGGATCATGTTGGCCAGCAAAAGCAGCCAGGCGATGCGCTTACGCGCGGTCAGGGCCGCGGCCAGCAGAGCCAGGATGAACGACCACGCGATGCTGGTGTCCGGGAAGTTGAACAGATAGTCGTTGATGAACTCGCGGGGGACCTTGAT is part of the Mycobacterium mantenii genome and encodes:
- the lysX gene encoding bifunctional lysylphosphatidylglycerol synthetase/lysine--tRNA ligase LysX, whose translation is MSSRSVTLATPNPGPNSGPRSGPRLGPRGRSNSRYRWVPAAAGWTVGVIATVSLLGSVSPLIRYLIKVPREFINDYLFNFPDTSIAWSFILALLAAALTARKRIAWLLLLANMILAAALNAADIAAGDNTPAEIFGENLGFAVHIVAIVLLLLAYREFWAKVRKGALVKAAAVLVAGDVVGILVSWGLVELFPGTLTRQDRLPYVANRVVGFALADPDLFTGRPHVFLNAIFGLFGALALILATIVLFQSQRAENALTGEDESAIRGLLELYGRNDSLGYFATRRDKSVVFAQSGRAAITYRVEIGVCLASGDPIGDPRAWPQAVDAWLGLCQAYGWAPGVMGASTQGARAYREGGLNALELGDEAILRTSDFKLSGPDMRGVRQAVTRARRAGLTVRIRRHRDITADEMADTIARADAWRDTQTERGFSMALGRLGDPADGDCLLVEALDRDGSVVAMLSLVPWGTTGVSLDLMRRSPQSPNGTIELMVSDLALNAETLGITRISLNFAMFRSAFEQGAQLGAGPVARLWRGLLLFFSRWWQLETLYRSNMKYQPEWVPRYACYEDARLIPRVGVASALAEGFLVLPFGRRKTHTGHYPAVPARLAESGLLHHDGSTPDVSGLRERRESADEEESRSRLPEQVRVRLAKLKTLQRDGVDAYPVGSPPSHSVATAQDADDRDTITVSGRILRIRDYGGVLFAHLRDWSGEMQVLLDNSQLQRRRTADFTAAIDLGDLVEVTGHMGFSKKGSRSLIVADWRMIGKCLRPLPNKWKGLTDPEARVRTRYVDLAVNPESRELIKARSEVLRSVRQTLFAKDFIEVETPILQQIHGGATARPFVTHINTYDLDLFLRIAPELYLKRLCVGGVERVFELGRAFRNEGVDFSHNPEFTLLEAYQAHADYKVWIDGCRELIQNAAQAAHGEQIVMRHGAGGPDGRLEPVDISGVWAVKTVHDAVSEALGERIDPATPLSVLRKLSDAAHVPYRAHWDVGAVVLELYEHLVEDRTEEPTFYIDFPTSVSPLTRPHRSEPGVAERWDLVAWGVELATAYSELTDPVEQRRRLQEQSLLAAGGDPEAMELDEDFLQAMEYAMPPTGGLGMGIDRLVMLITGRSIRETLPFPLAKPH